One genomic window of Medicago truncatula cultivar Jemalong A17 chromosome 1, MtrunA17r5.0-ANR, whole genome shotgun sequence includes the following:
- the LOC11435104 gene encoding probable endo-1,3(4)-beta-glucanase ARB_01444, which translates to FKKIRVFLTWSGLFVALSGGETVFGRPFCAEYTLEKEGFGDLLLTVVHPLHLQLLSENDCNNVTVLNDFKYKSIDSELVGVVGCDPWLLKTNSVFVTWHFINGVKEELHYEIVSVPLNDVEGLNSSAITRTSSYFYGKLIARLALIAEEVCFLDVIPKVKKYLKEIIEPWLDGAIKENGFLYDQEWRVVVTKQGCSDSSYDFGSEFYTSRLYHLRYFLDGIVILVNIDPCWGKKYKCRAYSLMQEFMNLSTCSNPNYTHLRCFDLYKFHSWAGGLKEFEKGRYQKGTSEAVIAYYSARLIGLEYGDANVVTTGPTLTALLSIRAQMWWHVREAMNMREENFRPGFWC; encoded by the coding sequence tttaaaaaaattagagtgttcTTGACATGGTCAGGATTGTTTGTTGCACTGTCTGGTGGTGAAACTGTGTTTGGAAGACCATTTTGTGCTGAGTATACGTTGGAGAAGGAAGGGTTTGGTGATTTGTTGTTAACAGTAGtacatcctcttcatcttcagcTTTTATCTGAGAATGATTGTAATAATGTTACTGTTTTGAATGATTTTAAGTATAAAAGCATTGATAGTGAACTTGTTGGTGTTGTTGGTTGTGATCCATGGCTTTTGAAAACCAATTCTGTTTTTGTAACTTGGCACTTTATAAATGGTGTTAAAGAAGAATTACATTATGAAATTGTTTCGGTTCCTTTGAATGATGTTGAGGGACTAAATTCATCTGCGATAACAAGGACTTCATcttatttttatggaaaattgaTTGCAAGGTTGGCTTTGATAGCTGAAGAGGTTTGTTTCCTTGATGTGATTCCAAAAGTTAAGAAGTATTTGAAAGAGATCATTGAGCCTTGGCTTGATGGAGCTATCAAAGAAAATGGATTTCTATATGATCAGGAATGGAGAGTAGTTGTTACAAAACAAGGATGTTCTGATTCTAGTTATGATTTTGGATCTGAATTTTATACTTCTCGACTATATCATTTGAGATATTTCCTTGATGGTATTGTTATTCTTGTAAACATTGATCCATGTTGGGGTAAGAAGTATAAATGTCGGGCTTATTCACTTATGCAAGAGTTTATGAACTTGAGCACATGTTCGAACCCGAATTATACACATTTAAGGTGTTTCGATCTATATAAGTTTCACTCTTGGGCTGGAGGgttaaaagaatttgaaaaggGAAGATATCAGAAGGGAACTAGTGAAGCTGTTATTGCATACTATTCTGCTCGCTTGATAGGTTTAGAATATGGTGATGCCAATGTTGTTACTACTGGACCAACCTTAACAGCTTTGTTAAGTATAAGAGCTCAAATGTGGTGGCATGTAAGAGAAGCAATGAATATGCGTGAGGAAAATTTTAGACCAGGGTTTTGGTGCTAG